From a single Solanum dulcamara chromosome 4, daSolDulc1.2, whole genome shotgun sequence genomic region:
- the LOC129884179 gene encoding uncharacterized protein LOC129884179, with product MSDTPSLVAGSPAAPCTPDVSIGSSSSSSTSTRLIISVVGENFVPNSKTIIETFKERQDATGYTWKDVSQSTLYQWNPTVNSMIEGKWNKVVRLVVQVLAQASILVVLGQRIKLRPPPNSWDIFKKLHKRKDGSFVDAKSKCINDKMEVVIVAAISIPSDDSQEVQELDINRLYFDVVGGEKKSIVCMIGLSKFDIQNSVTSRNLSAVSDDIAEERIKVLEEEVLHMRENQERILQELEAEVQQ from the exons ATGAGTGATACGCCATCATTAGTTGCTGGTTCTCCTGCTGCTCCTTGTACTCCGGATGTCTCTATTGGGTCTTCTAGCAGCTCATCAACATCTACTCGGTTGATCATTTCAGTTGTAGGAGAAAA CTTTGTTCCTAACTCGAAGACCATCATAGAAACATTTAAGGAACGACAAGATGCTACTGGTTACACATGGAAGGATGTTAGTCAATCTACTC tatACCAGTGGAATCCTACTGTGAATTCTATGATCGAAGGTAAATGGAATAAG GTAGTGAGACTGGTGGTCCAGGTACTAGCCCAAGCAAGCATACTGGTGGTTCTAGGTCAACG AATAAAACTACGCCCTCCTCCAAATTCGTGGGATATATTTAAGAAGCTACATAAAAGAAAGGATGGCAGTTTTGTTGATGCCAAGTCTAAATGCATTAAT gaTAAAATGGAGGTTGTCATAGTTGCTGCTATTTCGATCCCATCAGATGACTCACAAGAAGTTCAAGAACTCGATATAAACCGCCTATACTTTGATGTCGTGGGTGGAGAAAAAAAAAGCATCGTGTGTATGATTGGACTCTCAAAGTTTGACATTCAAAATTCTGTCACTTCACGGAATTTATCTGCGGTGTCTGATGATATTGCTGAAGAGCGTATTAAAGTACTTGAGGAAGAAGTGTTGCATATGAGAGAAAATCAAGAGAGAATTCTTCAAGAGCTAGAGGCGGAGGTGCAACAATGA